In Cupriavidus basilensis, the following proteins share a genomic window:
- a CDS encoding type II toxin-antitoxin system RelE/ParE family toxin encodes MTDFDGSDGMRGGPESSTTITGCTWLNALLSPLSQGAQSASRAARPAGVAKRGDLAGVLAHKFKINKQEILLSYAFTANELILLSLGSRENFYRNLTR; translated from the coding sequence GTGACCGATTTTGACGGCAGCGACGGAATGCGTGGCGGTCCAGAGTCGAGCACCACGATCACTGGCTGCACTTGGTTGAACGCGCTTCTATCACCTCTTTCGCAGGGCGCTCAATCAGCATCTCGTGCAGCGCGGCCAGCCGGTGTCGCGAAAAGGGGCGATCTGGCAGGGGTTCTCGCCCACAAGTTCAAGATCAACAAGCAAGAGATATTGCTGTCGTATGCGTTCACGGCGAACGAACTGATCCTGCTGAGCTTAGGTTCGCGCGAGAATTTTTATCGGAATCTAACGCGTTAG
- a CDS encoding TolC family protein → MSNAISRLVQPGPKRLVSVLAATAMLGGCAIQPVATTLAERQAELPDQRQAMFQNQEALAGPVTLEEAMARALKYNLDGRLKLMEEAMAQRQLDLSRWDMLPRLTADAGYAWRSNELASSSRDVVTGQQSLVPSTSSERSHYNGDLNLSWNVLDFGVSYYTARQQADRVLVMSERRRKVVHLMMQQVRQAYWQAVGAQQLEAKVEPILKLTQAALDDSQRIEKERLQSPLETLNYQRQLLDILRQLEAVRDELAQAKPRLASIMNVPPGDDYTLAAPTGFSLPKLPVAADKMEETALVNRPELVEAGYNERIGLDETKKALAKLLPGVTFQLGANFDTDNFLVNNAWNNIGLRMSWNLLNLLNAGNIRAAADAQYEVAKQQRLALNMAVLTQVHVAYRGYIGYKRAFELSGKMNDVDQRILTHTQNATRSDATGKLAEIRAGASAVMSELRLYQAYGALQNASGQMMATLGLDPLPTAVGGYDLPTLRAAIAEHEKTLVEPPKQAQ, encoded by the coding sequence TTGTCGAACGCTATCTCTCGCCTTGTCCAACCCGGACCCAAACGGCTGGTTTCCGTGCTGGCCGCCACCGCGATGCTGGGCGGCTGTGCCATCCAGCCCGTCGCCACCACCCTGGCCGAGCGCCAGGCCGAGCTGCCTGACCAACGCCAGGCGATGTTCCAGAACCAGGAGGCGCTGGCCGGCCCGGTTACGCTCGAGGAGGCCATGGCGCGCGCGCTGAAGTACAACCTCGACGGCCGGCTCAAACTGATGGAAGAAGCCATGGCGCAGCGCCAGCTCGACCTGTCGCGCTGGGACATGCTGCCGCGCCTGACGGCCGACGCCGGTTACGCCTGGCGCAGCAACGAACTCGCCTCGTCCTCCAGGGACGTGGTCACCGGGCAGCAGTCCCTGGTGCCGTCGACCTCGTCCGAGCGCTCGCACTATAACGGCGACCTGAACCTGTCGTGGAACGTGCTGGACTTCGGCGTCAGCTACTACACCGCGCGCCAGCAGGCCGACCGCGTGCTGGTGATGAGCGAGCGCCGCCGCAAGGTGGTTCACCTGATGATGCAGCAGGTCAGGCAAGCCTACTGGCAAGCCGTGGGCGCGCAGCAGCTCGAAGCCAAGGTCGAACCCATCCTCAAGCTGACGCAAGCGGCGCTGGACGACTCCCAGCGCATCGAGAAGGAGAGGCTGCAGTCGCCGCTGGAAACGCTGAACTACCAGCGCCAGCTGCTGGACATCCTGCGCCAGCTCGAAGCCGTGCGCGACGAGCTGGCGCAAGCCAAGCCGCGCCTGGCCTCGATCATGAACGTGCCGCCGGGCGATGACTACACGCTGGCCGCGCCAACGGGCTTCAGCCTGCCCAAGCTACCGGTGGCCGCCGACAAGATGGAAGAAACCGCCCTGGTCAACCGGCCCGAACTGGTCGAGGCGGGCTACAACGAGCGCATTGGCCTGGATGAAACCAAGAAGGCCCTAGCCAAGCTGCTGCCGGGCGTGACCTTCCAGCTGGGCGCGAACTTCGACACCGACAACTTCCTGGTGAACAACGCCTGGAACAACATCGGCCTGCGCATGAGCTGGAACCTGCTCAACCTGCTCAACGCCGGCAACATCCGTGCCGCCGCCGATGCGCAGTATGAAGTCGCCAAGCAGCAGCGCCTGGCGCTGAACATGGCGGTGCTGACGCAGGTGCACGTGGCATATCGTGGTTACATCGGCTACAAGCGTGCCTTCGAGTTGTCCGGCAAGATGAACGACGTCGATCAGCGCATCCTGACGCATACGCAGAATGCCACCCGTTCCGATGCAACCGGCAAGCTGGCCGAGATTCGGGCAGGCGCCAGCGCGGTGATGTCCGAGCTGCGGCTGTATCAAGCCTATGGCGCGCTGCAGAATGCCTCTGGCCAGATGATGGCAACCCTGGGCCTGGACCCGTTGCCGACCGCGGTTGGCGGCTATGACCTGCCGACCTTGCGCGCGGCCATCGCCGAGCACGAGAAGACCTTGGTTGAGCCGCCCAAGCAGGCTCAGTAA
- a CDS encoding sulfotransferase has translation MNRVSSNQFHFISGLPRSGSTLLSALLLQNPRFHAGMTSPVGTLFNAVLAQCSAGSEFGPVIAQDQRRRLLRGLFDSYYADKAGKGVVFDTNRNWCARLPALQDLFPNAKVIACVRNVAWVMDSLERLYRANPYENTKLFSDDAERSTVYSRVDTLAQRNRLVGFAWAALKEAYYGENAGSLLLVDYDLLSQAPDKVMRLVYDFIGEPWFAHDFNNVQYDAPEFDQALGVSGLHQVKSKVAKQARRSILPPDLFEKYAALSFWEDGSKSAANVIRAKLD, from the coding sequence GTGAATCGGGTGTCTTCCAACCAGTTCCACTTCATCTCAGGTCTACCCCGCTCAGGGTCAACCTTGCTGTCCGCGCTACTGCTGCAGAATCCCCGGTTCCACGCGGGGATGACGAGTCCGGTGGGGACGCTGTTCAATGCCGTGCTGGCGCAATGCAGCGCCGGCAGCGAATTCGGGCCGGTGATCGCCCAGGACCAGCGCCGCCGGCTGCTGCGTGGCCTGTTCGATAGCTATTACGCGGACAAGGCCGGCAAGGGCGTGGTGTTCGACACCAATCGCAACTGGTGCGCACGCCTGCCCGCGCTGCAGGATCTGTTCCCCAATGCCAAGGTGATTGCCTGCGTGCGCAATGTCGCCTGGGTCATGGACAGCCTTGAGCGTTTGTATCGCGCCAATCCGTATGAAAACACCAAGCTGTTTTCCGATGACGCCGAACGCAGCACCGTCTATAGCCGGGTCGATACCCTGGCGCAGCGCAATCGCCTGGTTGGCTTTGCGTGGGCCGCGCTCAAGGAAGCCTACTACGGCGAGAACGCCGGTTCCCTGCTGCTGGTCGACTACGATCTGCTCAGTCAGGCGCCCGACAAGGTAATGCGCCTGGTTTATGACTTTATCGGCGAGCCGTGGTTTGCGCACGATTTCAACAACGTGCAGTACGACGCGCCGGAGTTCGATCAGGCGCTGGGCGTGTCCGGCCTGCATCAGGTGAAATCCAAGGTGGCAAAGCAAGCACGGCGCAGCATCCTGCCGCCGGACCTGTTCGAGAAGTACGCGGCGTTGTCGTTCTGGGAGGACGGCAGCAAAAGCGCGGCCAATGTCATCCGCGCAAAGCTCGATTAG
- a CDS encoding IclR family transcriptional regulator: MRKSESSVAAAAPSPTPLTEYPGEDPRAARAGIQVIARAAEILRTLSSHPGGLSLGAIAKEVDLPRSTVQRIVDALGAEGLTMSASGGSGVRLGPAILSLANATKFEIADLVRDALVDLSKATGETVDLSILDQNKAVFIDQVQGTHVLRAVSAVGAAFPLHCSANGKALLAMLDDAALAKMKGKLKFEQLTPHTLRSWDDLAKDIESTRATHVAVDREENSLGICAVAIGLLGPMDQRIAISVPTPTHRFVQNEALLTEKLVECRARLLAGPLRRA, translated from the coding sequence ATGCGGAAGTCAGAGTCATCGGTCGCCGCCGCGGCACCATCCCCCACCCCGCTCACCGAATACCCCGGAGAGGACCCCCGCGCCGCGCGGGCAGGCATCCAGGTCATTGCGCGGGCGGCGGAAATACTGCGCACGTTGAGCAGCCACCCGGGCGGCCTGAGTCTCGGCGCCATTGCAAAAGAGGTGGATTTGCCGCGCTCGACCGTGCAGCGGATTGTCGATGCCCTGGGCGCGGAGGGTCTGACAATGTCCGCTTCGGGCGGCAGTGGCGTGCGGCTTGGTCCGGCTATCCTCTCGCTGGCCAATGCGACGAAATTCGAGATCGCGGACCTGGTCCGCGACGCGCTTGTCGACTTGTCGAAAGCGACGGGAGAAACGGTGGACTTGTCGATACTGGATCAGAACAAGGCGGTGTTTATCGATCAGGTACAGGGCACGCATGTGCTGCGGGCCGTTTCCGCTGTCGGAGCCGCTTTCCCGTTGCATTGCTCGGCAAATGGCAAGGCCCTGCTCGCCATGCTGGACGACGCGGCCCTGGCCAAGATGAAAGGCAAGCTGAAGTTCGAGCAACTGACACCGCATACCCTTCGCAGCTGGGACGATCTCGCAAAGGATATTGAGTCAACGCGGGCCACCCATGTCGCCGTGGACCGCGAGGAGAACTCATTGGGGATCTGCGCCGTTGCAATCGGCTTGCTCGGGCCAATGGACCAGCGCATCGCCATCTCGGTGCCGACCCCGACCCACCGTTTCGTGCAAAACGAAGCGCTTCTCACTGAGAAGCTTGTGGAATGCAGGGCGCGGCTCCTGGCAGGACCGCTGCGCAGGGCCTGA
- a CDS encoding DUF4347 domain-containing protein has protein sequence MWWTRKQKVEGAVAIPARPAKRSSPLSSSLIMALEPRIMFDGAAVATAAAAPHPAADSHGAPADSHAADSHLTDSHVAPAAAPATAQPADAAGHAPAPAEAAAPVSPAPAPSGHNVLFVDSRVEDSASLLAGVAPGTDIVYLNRNADGLAQMADYLSAHPGAKSVQIIAHGEAGDLWLGNTYLSGDNVGNYASSLARIGSGIQSGGDILIYACSTAQGAAGLSFVDSLAALTGRDIAASDNRTGAGSDWNLEITTGQIEATSVLSASAESAYAHELALITVTSTGDSGTGTLRNAINSAQAGDTITFSTGMTINLSTLTSPSSLLVISKNLTIDGDINHDGVADVTLDGQYNGRVLEITSGSTVGLEGLVIEHGLVSGAGGAGGVTATAAQGGGIYNAGTLTLTDVTVTANAASGGGGGGGVHAPYAGGAVGGGGGGGGGMSGVGGGAGGAAGLGTGVYAGTSGHTGVGGNGGGYDPAYMGGRGGATTGGAGGTGTAGYSNGGRGGTATNGSIWIGGGGGGSGWDATGGGGGSAAGGIFNATGATLNVVGNSIISNNLGAGGGGGGGGGSGGSASNGGAGGLGVGAIWNQGTVHITASAYAAIAGNAGASGAGGPALGGGATGISPTATDKIYNDTGGVLDKTYVPNAAPVATTSGGTTAFTEGNNVASTPVVVDGGVTFSDADNTTFASGKVAITGNFHSGEDVLAFTSNPATMGNISASYNGATGVMTLTSAGATATTAQWQAALRSVTYTDSSDTPNTSSRTITFTVNDGTSDSNAAAKTVSVAAVDDSPIATASGGTTAFTEGNNVTSTPVAIDGGFTVSDADNTTLARATVAITGNFHGGEDMLAFTNNPATMGNIAASYDSATGVMTLTSAGAIATTAQWQAALRSVTYTDSSDTPDTSNRTISFTVNDGTVDSNTVTKTVSVTAVDDTPVATTSGGTTAFTEGNNVASTPVAIDGGFTVSDLDNTTLASATVAVTGNFHSAEDVLAFTNDGATMGNISASYNSATGVMTLTSSGASATTAQWQAALRSVTYTDTSDLPNTSNRTISFTVNDGTANGNTATKVVTVAAVDDSPVATGSGGTTAFTEGNNVASTPVVIDSGITLSDADNTTLASGRVAITGNFHSGEDVLAFINTSASTYGNITASYNSATGVMTLTSSGATATTAQWQAALRSVTYTDASDTPNTSSRTISFTVNDGAVDSNTTTKTVSVTAVDDTPIATASGGTTAFTEGNNVTSTPVAIDGGFTVSDADNTTLASATVAITGNFHGGEDVLAFTNNPATMGNISASYNSATGVMTLTSAGASATTAQWQAALRSVTYTDSSDTPNTSNRTISFTVNDGTADSNTVTKTVSVAAVDDTPIATASGGTTAFTEGNNVVSTPVVIDSGLTVSDLDNTTLASATVSITGNFHGAEDVLAFTNDGATMGNISASYSIGTGVMTLTSAGATATTAQWQAALRSVTYTNTSDLPNTSSRTISFTLNDGTADSAAATKLVSVDSVNDSPLNAVPVAQSVDQNSALTFSVGNGSLISVSDADSAGGVEQVTLTATNGVITLSGTSSLTFLTGTGAGDATMTFTGTLANINAALNGLVYTPTPGYHGAGSIQITTNDLGLTGSGGAKTATDTIAITVNSINPVVTNVDALTANGTYKVGDTVSVVVTFDQAVTVDTTGGTPTLLLETGAVDRNATYVSGSGTNTLTFRYTVQAGDSSADLDVASSAALALNGGVITNASSDAAVLTLPAVGGAHSMGGQHDIVVDGIAPTVATVSVPANGTYIAGQNLDFTVNYSEAVVVDTTGGTPRIAVTLDTGGTVYASYVSGSGTSALTFRLTVASGQLDSNGVAVGSALDLHGGTVRDVAGNDAVTALNSVASTTGVLVDAVAPSAVAVIATDPTPSAGSAVHFTVTFSENVTGVDVSDFVLSGTGTAAGQIASVTQVDGHTYSVVVNNVTGDGQLGLDLKASGTGIADVAGNAIAGGLAGQRYVVDHTAPVVLGVSAPAGGDYNAGKVLDFTVSLSENTVIDATRGTPRLALDVGGQTVYADYVSGSGTTALTFRYIVAAGQNDTDGITVTALQANGGTMRDSAGNAIDVSLHGVADTRAVTVDTTPPTAVGIARVDASPTSGRAVSYTVTFAEGVTGVDAADFALTRTGSATGTISSVTQVDARTYTVLVTGLGGSGQIGLTLNASGTGIADRAGNTLVAGASGDPYEVRSTVHLTTQPAPAPVPVPGPAPLAPVPSAPLITLTALDSAPGIDAPTLNPAGNGTGFSADAVGRNPFNADPLSAGSLSYALQAPEGRMNLVDFGGAGSVGLQAMPEIGSFSAQAGEAVSIALPASLFRTSDREATVTVEVRLANGRPLPPWLKFDPVTGTLAGKPPQGMNQQFQIEVTARDSKGNRASSHLDLNVKAPAGSRAGLEHADTLAQGDASHADPLASLLQAATAQPAGKPALAVQFDQFGRPAQQAANAALLRHLQMSRQPQAPAQAQAPAQAQPEQA, from the coding sequence ATGTGGTGGACCCGGAAGCAGAAGGTAGAGGGCGCGGTTGCAATCCCGGCCCGGCCCGCAAAGCGGTCCAGCCCGCTCTCCTCGTCGCTGATCATGGCGCTGGAGCCCCGCATCATGTTTGACGGGGCCGCGGTCGCGACGGCAGCCGCGGCGCCGCACCCGGCAGCCGATAGCCATGGCGCGCCGGCGGACAGCCACGCAGCGGATAGCCACCTCACGGATAGCCATGTGGCACCGGCCGCAGCGCCAGCCACTGCCCAGCCGGCGGACGCCGCCGGCCATGCTCCCGCGCCGGCCGAAGCCGCCGCGCCGGTATCGCCGGCCCCGGCGCCATCCGGCCACAACGTGCTGTTCGTGGATAGCCGGGTGGAAGACAGCGCGAGCCTGCTGGCCGGTGTCGCGCCCGGCACGGATATCGTCTACCTGAACCGCAACGCGGACGGCCTGGCCCAGATGGCCGATTACCTGTCGGCCCACCCCGGCGCCAAGTCCGTCCAGATCATTGCGCACGGCGAGGCCGGCGACCTGTGGCTTGGCAATACCTATCTGTCCGGCGACAACGTTGGCAATTACGCCAGCAGCCTGGCCAGGATCGGCAGCGGCATCCAGAGCGGTGGCGACATCCTGATCTATGCCTGCAGCACCGCGCAAGGCGCGGCCGGCCTGTCGTTCGTCGACTCGCTGGCGGCGCTGACGGGCCGCGATATTGCTGCCTCGGACAACCGCACCGGCGCGGGCAGCGACTGGAACCTGGAAATCACCACCGGCCAGATCGAAGCCACCTCGGTGCTCTCGGCCAGCGCGGAATCCGCCTATGCGCACGAGCTGGCGCTGATCACCGTGACGAGCACCGGAGATAGCGGTACCGGTACGTTGCGCAACGCGATCAATTCGGCGCAGGCAGGTGACACCATCACCTTCAGCACCGGCATGACGATCAACCTGTCGACCCTCACGTCGCCCAGTTCGCTGCTGGTGATCAGCAAGAACCTCACCATTGATGGCGACATCAATCACGACGGCGTCGCCGACGTCACGCTCGATGGGCAATACAACGGCCGTGTGCTGGAAATCACCTCGGGCTCGACCGTCGGGCTGGAGGGGCTGGTCATCGAGCATGGCCTGGTTTCTGGGGCGGGCGGGGCCGGCGGGGTGACTGCAACCGCCGCGCAGGGCGGCGGTATCTACAACGCCGGGACGCTGACGCTGACGGATGTCACCGTCACGGCCAACGCGGCTTCCGGTGGCGGCGGTGGCGGTGGTGTGCACGCCCCCTATGCTGGCGGCGCTGTTGGCGGCGGCGGCGGCGGCGGCGGTGGCATGTCCGGCGTTGGCGGTGGAGCGGGGGGCGCGGCTGGCTTAGGAACAGGTGTCTATGCCGGTACGTCAGGCCATACCGGCGTTGGCGGCAACGGCGGCGGTTACGACCCGGCCTACATGGGAGGCCGTGGCGGCGCTACCACTGGCGGTGCGGGGGGCACCGGCACTGCAGGCTATTCGAACGGCGGCAGGGGGGGGACTGCCACCAACGGCTCCATCTGGATCGGCGGCGGCGGCGGCGGCAGCGGCTGGGATGCCACCGGCGGCGGCGGTGGCAGCGCGGCAGGCGGCATCTTCAACGCGACTGGCGCAACCCTCAATGTGGTTGGCAACTCGATCATCAGCAACAACCTGGGCGCAGGCGGGGGCGGCGGTGGTGGTGGGGGCTCGGGCGGGAGCGCCTCAAACGGCGGTGCCGGTGGCCTGGGCGTGGGTGCCATATGGAACCAGGGCACTGTGCATATCACGGCTTCGGCCTATGCGGCGATAGCCGGCAACGCAGGCGCAAGCGGGGCCGGCGGCCCGGCACTCGGCGGAGGGGCTACCGGTATCAGCCCCACAGCCACGGACAAGATCTACAACGACACCGGCGGTGTCCTCGACAAGACCTACGTCCCGAACGCCGCCCCCGTTGCCACCACGAGCGGCGGCACGACCGCGTTCACCGAAGGCAACAACGTTGCCAGCACGCCGGTGGTGGTCGATGGCGGCGTCACGTTCAGCGATGCGGACAACACCACGTTCGCCAGCGGCAAGGTGGCGATTACCGGCAATTTCCACAGCGGCGAAGACGTGCTGGCCTTTACCAGCAACCCCGCCACCATGGGCAATATCTCGGCGAGCTACAACGGCGCGACCGGGGTGATGACGCTGACCTCGGCCGGCGCGACCGCCACCACGGCGCAGTGGCAGGCAGCGCTGCGCTCGGTCACGTACACCGATAGCTCGGACACGCCGAACACCAGCAGCCGCACCATCACCTTTACCGTCAATGACGGCACGTCCGATAGCAATGCCGCGGCCAAGACGGTCAGCGTTGCCGCGGTCGACGACTCGCCCATTGCAACGGCCAGCGGCGGCACCACCGCGTTCACCGAAGGCAACAACGTCACCAGCACGCCGGTTGCCATCGATGGCGGCTTCACGGTCAGCGATGCGGACAACACCACGCTGGCCCGCGCCACAGTTGCCATTACCGGCAACTTCCACGGCGGTGAAGACATGCTGGCCTTCACCAACAACCCCGCCACCATGGGCAATATCGCGGCGAGCTACGACAGCGCGACCGGGGTGATGACCCTGACCTCGGCCGGCGCGATCGCCACGACGGCGCAGTGGCAAGCGGCGCTGCGCTCGGTCACCTATACCGATAGCTCGGACACGCCGGACACCAGCAACCGCACCATCAGCTTCACCGTCAATGACGGCACGGTCGATAGCAATACGGTCACCAAGACGGTCAGCGTGACGGCGGTCGATGACACGCCGGTGGCTACCACCAGCGGTGGCACCACCGCGTTCACCGAGGGCAACAACGTCGCGAGCACGCCGGTTGCCATCGATGGCGGCTTCACGGTCAGCGACCTGGACAACACCACGCTCGCCAGCGCCACCGTTGCCGTTACCGGCAATTTCCACAGCGCCGAGGATGTGCTGGCGTTTACCAACGACGGCGCCACCATGGGCAATATCTCGGCAAGCTACAACAGCGCGACCGGGGTGATGACGCTGACCTCGTCCGGCGCGAGCGCCACGACGGCGCAGTGGCAAGCGGCGCTGCGATCCGTCACGTACACGGATACGTCGGACCTGCCGAACACCAGCAACCGCACCATCAGCTTTACCGTCAATGACGGCACGGCCAATGGCAATACGGCGACCAAGGTCGTTACCGTCGCGGCCGTCGATGACTCGCCCGTTGCCACCGGTTCCGGCGGCACCACCGCGTTTACCGAAGGCAACAACGTTGCCAGCACGCCGGTTGTCATCGATAGCGGCATCACGCTGAGCGATGCGGACAACACCACGCTCGCCAGCGGCAGGGTGGCGATTACCGGCAACTTCCACAGCGGCGAAGATGTACTGGCGTTTATCAATACCAGCGCGAGTACCTACGGCAATATCACGGCGAGCTACAACAGCGCGACCGGGGTGATGACGCTGACCTCGTCCGGCGCGACCGCCACGACGGCGCAGTGGCAAGCAGCGCTGCGCTCGGTCACGTACACCGATGCCTCGGACACGCCGAACACCAGCAGCCGCACCATCAGTTTCACCGTCAATGACGGCGCGGTTGACAGCAATACGACCACCAAGACGGTCAGCGTGACCGCGGTCGACGACACGCCCATTGCAACGGCCAGCGGCGGCACCACCGCGTTCACCGAAGGCAACAACGTCACCAGCACGCCGGTTGCCATTGATGGCGGCTTCACGGTCAGTGATGCGGACAACACCACGCTCGCCAGCGCCACCGTTGCCATCACCGGCAACTTCCACGGCGGTGAAGACGTGCTGGCCTTCACCAACAACCCGGCCACGATGGGTAACATCTCGGCGAGCTACAACAGCGCGACCGGGGTGATGACCCTGACCTCGGCCGGCGCGAGCGCCACGACGGCGCAGTGGCAAGCGGCGCTGCGCTCGGTCACCTACACCGATAGCTCGGACACGCCGAACACCAGCAACCGCACCATCAGCTTTACCGTCAACGACGGCACGGCCGATAGCAATACGGTCACCAAGACGGTCAGCGTTGCCGCGGTCGATGACACGCCCATTGCAACGGCTAGCGGTGGCACCACCGCGTTCACCGAGGGCAACAACGTCGTCAGCACGCCGGTTGTCATCGACAGCGGATTGACGGTCAGCGACCTGGACAACACCACGCTCGCCAGCGCCACCGTGTCGATCACCGGCAATTTCCACGGCGCCGAGGACGTGCTGGCGTTTACCAACGACGGCGCCACCATGGGCAATATCTCGGCAAGTTACAGCATCGGGACCGGGGTGATGACGCTGACCTCGGCAGGTGCGACCGCCACGACGGCCCAGTGGCAGGCGGCGCTGCGATCCGTCACGTATACGAATACGTCGGACCTGCCGAATACCAGCAGCCGCACCATCAGCTTCACGCTCAACGATGGCACGGCCGACAGTGCCGCTGCCACCAAGCTTGTCAGCGTGGATTCCGTCAATGACAGCCCGCTCAACGCCGTTCCAGTGGCCCAGAGTGTCGATCAGAACAGCGCGCTGACATTCAGCGTCGGCAACGGCAGCCTGATCTCGGTCAGCGATGCCGATTCCGCCGGCGGCGTCGAACAAGTGACGCTGACGGCAACCAACGGCGTGATCACGCTCTCCGGCACGTCGAGCCTGACCTTTCTGACCGGCACCGGTGCGGGTGACGCCACCATGACATTCACGGGGACGCTGGCGAACATCAACGCCGCGCTCAATGGCCTTGTCTATACGCCTACGCCCGGCTATCACGGCGCAGGCAGCATCCAGATCACCACGAACGACCTGGGGCTGACGGGGTCCGGCGGCGCCAAGACGGCTACCGATACGATCGCGATCACCGTCAACAGCATCAATCCCGTCGTCACCAACGTCGATGCCCTTACCGCCAATGGCACTTACAAGGTTGGCGATACGGTCAGCGTGGTGGTGACGTTCGACCAGGCGGTAACCGTCGACACCACGGGCGGCACGCCGACCCTGCTGCTGGAAACCGGCGCGGTGGACCGCAATGCCACCTACGTCTCGGGCTCCGGCACCAATACGCTCACGTTCCGCTATACCGTGCAGGCGGGCGACAGCAGCGCCGATCTCGATGTGGCGTCGTCAGCCGCGCTGGCATTGAACGGCGGCGTGATCACCAACGCCAGCAGCGATGCCGCGGTACTGACCCTGCCCGCCGTGGGCGGTGCCCATTCGATGGGTGGCCAGCATGACATCGTGGTCGATGGCATTGCGCCGACGGTGGCCACCGTCAGCGTGCCGGCCAACGGTACCTACATCGCAGGCCAGAACCTCGATTTCACCGTCAACTACAGCGAGGCCGTGGTGGTCGACACCACCGGGGGCACGCCGCGCATCGCCGTGACGCTGGACACCGGCGGCACGGTCTACGCCAGCTACGTGTCCGGCTCCGGCACCAGTGCCCTGACATTCCGCCTGACAGTGGCGAGCGGCCAGCTCGACAGCAATGGCGTGGCCGTTGGCTCCGCGCTGGATCTCCACGGCGGCACGGTGCGCGATGTCGCGGGCAACGATGCGGTGACCGCGCTGAACAGTGTGGCATCCACCACCGGGGTACTGGTCGATGCCGTGGCGCCGTCAGCGGTAGCGGTCATCGCCACGGACCCCACGCCGAGCGCAGGCAGCGCCGTGCACTTCACGGTGACCTTCAGCGAGAACGTCACCGGTGTGGACGTGAGCGATTTCGTCTTGTCTGGCACCGGTACGGCCGCCGGCCAGATTGCCTCGGTGACGCAGGTCGATGGGCATACCTATAGCGTGGTGGTGAACAACGTGACCGGCGACGGCCAACTGGGCCTGGACCTGAAGGCCAGCGGCACCGGCATAGCCGATGTGGCGGGCAATGCCATTGCCGGCGGCCTGGCTGGCCAGCGCTACGTGGTCGACCACACCGCCCCGGTCGTGCTTGGCGTGAGCGCGCCGGCCGGTGGCGACTACAACGCTGGCAAGGTGCTTGATTTCACGGTGAGCCTGTCCGAGAACACGGTGATCGATGCCACCCGAGGCACGCCGCGCCTGGCGCTCGATGTCGGTGGCCAGACCGTGTACGCGGATTACGTGTCCGGGAGCGGGACCACCGCGCTGACCTTCCGCTACATCGTTGCGGCTGGCCAGAACGACACCGACGGCATCACCGTGACCGCCTTGCAGGCCAACGGTGGCACGATGCGCGACAGCGCCGGCAATGCGATCGATGTGTCCCTGCACGGCGTGGCGGATACGCGGGCCGTGACGGTGGACACCACGCCGCCCACGGCCGTGGGCATTGCGCGCGTGGATGCGTCGCCCACCTCGGGCCGCGCGGTGAGCTACACCGTGACGTTCGCCGAAGGCGTCACCGGCGTGGATGCGGCCGACTTCGCGCTGACCCGGACCGGCTCTGCAACGGGTACGATCAGCAGCGTCACCCAGGTCGATGCGCGGACCTATACCGTGCTTGTCACCGGTCTCGGCGGCTCCGGGCAGATTGGCCTGACGCTCAATGCAAGCGGCACGGGCATTGCCGACCGCGCGGGCAACACGCTCGTTGCGGGCGCGAGCGGCGATCCGTACGAGGTGCGCTCGACTGTCCATCTGACGACGCAGCCCGCGCCAGCCCCGGTGCCCGTGCCGGGGCCGGCACCACTGGCGCCAGTCCCGTCGGCGCCGCTGATCACGCTGACCGCGCTCGACTCGGCGCCTGGCATCGACGCGCCGACGCTCAACCCGGCCGGCAACGGCACCGGCTTCAGCGCCGACGCCGTTGGCAGGAACCCGTTCAATGCGGATCCGCTTTCGGCCGGCAGCCTGAGCTATGCACTGCAGGCGCCGGAAGGGCGCATGAATCTGGTCGACTTTGGCGGCGCCGGCAGCGTCGGCCTGCAGGCCATGCCGGAGATCGGCAGTTTCTCGGCGCAGGCGGGCGAGGCGGTCAGCATCGCGCTGCCGGCTTCCCTGTTCCGTACGAGCGACCGCGAAGCCACGGTGACGGTGGAGGTGCGCCTGGCCAACGGCCGCCCGCTGCCGCCGTGGCTCAAGTTCGATCCGGTGACCGGCACGCTGGCCGGCAAGCCGCCGCAAGGCATGAACCAGCAATTCCAGATCGAAGTCACCGCAAGGGACAGCAAGGGCAATCGCGCCAGCAGCCATCTGGACCTGAACGTAAAAGCGCCGGCTGGCTCGCGTGCGGGCCTGGAGCACGCCGACACGCTCGCGCAGGGCGACGCCAGCCATGCCGATCCGTTGGCCAGCCTGCTGCAAGCCGCCACGGCGCAGCCGGCCGGCAAGCCGGCGCTGGCGGTGCAGTTCGATCAGTTTGGCCGGCCCGCGCAACAGGCCGCCAATGCGGCGTTGCTGCGCCACCTGCAAATGAGCCGGCAGCCGCAAGCGCCAGCACAAGCACAAGCGCCAGCACAAGCACAACCGGAGCAGGCCTAG